In Scleropages formosus chromosome 20, fSclFor1.1, whole genome shotgun sequence, a single window of DNA contains:
- the alkbh5 gene encoding RNA demethylase ALKBH5, which yields MATSGFTDLREKLQSMVPHNRDAHSKRREGNNNKRKHDASEEEQSDPEELRETEEARKVRSGITQLSVFSADECALIEAKIDEVVSRAEKGLYREHTVDRAPLRNKYFFGEGYTYGSQLEKRGPGQERLYSKGEVDDIPDWVHELVIRRLVARRVIPAGFVNSAVINDYRPGGCIVSHVDPIHIFERPIVSVSFFSDSALCFGCKFQFKPIRVSEPVLLVPVRRGSVTVLSGYAADEITHCIRPQDIKERRAVVILRRTRPDAPRLETNSLNKVVLSVSSERQKILKPKRSRRKADPDAAHRPRILEMDKEENRRSVIPPRRRQRSGSGSEHWRRSHEAAGSYSQPDDSSSFVRKVKMRRH from the exons ATGGCAACGAGCGGCTTCACGGACCTCAGGGAGAAGCTGCAGTCCATGGTCCCGCACAACAGGGACGCCCACAGCAAGCGGAGGGAGGGGAACAACAACAAGCGCAAGCACGACGCCTCCGAAGAGGAGCAGAGCGACCCGGAGGAGCTGCGCGAGACCGAGGAGGCGCGCAAAGTGCGCAGCGGCATCACGCAGCTGAGCGTCTTCAGCGCCGACGAGTGCGCGCTCATCGAGGCCAAGATCGACGAGGTGGTGTCCCGGGCCGAGAAGGGGCTGTACCGGGAGCACACGGTGGACAGGGCGCCTCTGCGCAACAAGTACTTCTTCGGCGAGGGCTACACGTACGGCTCCCAGCTGGAGAAGCGCGGCCCCGGCCAGGAGCGCCTCTACTCCAAGGGCGAGGTGGACGACATCCCCGACTGGGTGCACGAGCTCGTCATCCGCAGGCTCGTGGCGCGCCGCGTGATCCCCGCGGGCTTCGTCAACAGCGCGGTCATCAACGACTACCGGCCCGGCGGGTGCATCGTGTCCCACGTGGACCCCATCCACATCTTCGAGCGGCCCATCGTGTCCGTGTCCTTCTTCAGCGACTCGGCGCTCTGCTTCGGCTGCAAGTTCCAGTTCAAGCCCATCAGGGTGTCGGAGCCCGTGCTGCTGGTGCCCGTGCGCAGGGGGAGTGTCACCGTGCTCAG TGGTTACGCTGCGGACGAAATCACCCACTGCATACGACCACAGGATATTAAGGAGAGGAGAGCTGTGGTCATCCTAAGAAG AACAAGGCCTGACGCTCCACGATTGGAAACTAATTCTCTGAACAAAGTGGTCCTCTCCGTCTCATCTGAAAGACAGAAGATACTGAAACCAAAACGATCTCGCCGAAAGGCTGATCCCGACGCAGCCCACAG ACCACGCATACTGGAGATGGACAAAGAAGAGAATCGGCGCTCCGTGATCCCCCCCAGACGCAGACAGAGGAGTGGCTCCGGCTCTGAGCACTGGAGACGGTCCCACGAGGCCGCGGGCAGCTACAGCCAACCTGATGACAGCTCCAGCTTTGTTAGGAAAGTTAAAATGCGACGCCATTGA